A genomic region of Streptosporangium lutulentum contains the following coding sequences:
- a CDS encoding glycosyltransferase family protein, translated as MSEETPEEPKYHRLGPINWLPEERKVVERFEERVRDLERRLAIAEARADYAQWKLESTKVQRPYRVAEVLTTAKGAGVVALPGKLRSAMQTRKGPKPPRPVAEVIEELDHRGPSVDVPQVKWPAGPVTRPDMKVAVILDDFSRMAFKYEWNQIEFGLRDWPEIFAENRPELLFVESAWHGNQGRWRYQMTGNNAPKPELRALIDWCRAEGIPTIFWNKEDPPNFDFFIDTAKLFDHVFTCDGDMVPRYREVLGHDRVDVLQFAAQPRVHNPIQEKRGRLHDVVFAGMYFRDKHPERREQMETVLAPIRELGLHIFARNGTVDEKYAWPAEYVPHIVGELPYDQMLAAYKMYKVFLNVNSVLDSPTMCARRVFELSACSTSIVSGWSRAIEETFGSLIPIAHDELESYNQVLHLINSPELRARQGHLAMREVFDKHLFTHRVDQILQVLGRPVEPRTRSISVVLPTNRASQLEHAIASVARQTHQPLQLVMVLHGLDIDPVVVADKARMAGIIDVTVLAADSSLSLGACLNMGIAAAEGELVAKMDDDNLYGAHYLSDLARAFDYSDAELVGKGAHYAYFEGTNTTMLRMPGLEHRYAWLVQGGTFLGKTDMFRHYGFEDVTRGEDTRMVRQLKEDRVKIYSADRFNFVYWRSGDPAMHTWQPDDHKLTRGAQFSFVGHPEDHVMI; from the coding sequence TGGAGCGGCGGCTCGCCATCGCCGAGGCCCGGGCCGACTACGCCCAGTGGAAGCTGGAGTCCACCAAGGTCCAGCGTCCCTACCGGGTGGCCGAGGTCCTGACCACGGCCAAGGGGGCGGGCGTCGTGGCGCTGCCGGGCAAGCTGCGCTCGGCGATGCAGACGCGCAAGGGGCCCAAGCCGCCCCGGCCGGTCGCCGAGGTGATCGAGGAGCTGGACCACCGGGGTCCGTCCGTGGACGTGCCGCAGGTGAAGTGGCCGGCGGGACCGGTCACGCGTCCCGACATGAAGGTCGCCGTCATCCTGGACGACTTCTCCCGGATGGCGTTCAAGTACGAGTGGAACCAGATCGAGTTCGGGCTCCGCGACTGGCCGGAGATCTTCGCCGAGAACCGGCCCGAGCTGCTGTTCGTGGAGTCGGCCTGGCACGGCAACCAGGGCCGCTGGCGCTACCAGATGACCGGGAACAACGCCCCCAAGCCGGAGCTGCGCGCCCTGATCGACTGGTGCCGCGCCGAGGGGATCCCCACGATCTTCTGGAACAAGGAAGACCCGCCGAACTTCGACTTCTTCATCGACACGGCCAAGCTGTTCGACCACGTCTTCACCTGCGACGGCGACATGGTGCCCCGCTACCGCGAGGTGCTGGGACACGACCGGGTCGACGTCCTGCAGTTCGCGGCCCAGCCCCGGGTGCACAACCCGATCCAGGAGAAGCGCGGACGGCTGCACGACGTGGTCTTCGCGGGCATGTACTTCAGGGACAAGCACCCGGAGCGCCGCGAGCAGATGGAGACCGTCCTCGCCCCGATCCGCGAGCTCGGCCTGCACATCTTCGCCCGCAACGGCACCGTGGACGAGAAGTACGCCTGGCCCGCCGAGTACGTCCCGCACATCGTGGGCGAGCTCCCCTACGACCAGATGCTGGCCGCGTACAAGATGTACAAGGTCTTCCTCAACGTGAACTCGGTCCTCGACTCCCCGACCATGTGCGCCCGCCGGGTCTTCGAGCTGTCGGCCTGCTCGACCTCGATCGTCTCCGGCTGGTCCCGTGCCATCGAGGAGACCTTCGGCTCGCTGATCCCGATCGCCCACGACGAGCTGGAGTCCTACAACCAGGTCCTGCACCTGATCAACAGTCCCGAGCTCCGCGCCCGCCAGGGGCACCTGGCCATGCGCGAGGTCTTCGACAAGCACCTGTTCACCCACCGCGTGGACCAGATCCTCCAGGTCCTCGGCAGGCCCGTCGAACCCCGGACCCGGTCGATCTCCGTGGTGCTGCCCACCAACCGCGCCTCCCAGCTTGAGCACGCGATCGCCTCGGTGGCCCGCCAGACCCACCAGCCCCTCCAGCTCGTGATGGTCCTGCACGGCCTCGACATCGACCCCGTCGTCGTCGCCGACAAGGCCCGGATGGCCGGCATCATCGACGTCACGGTCCTGGCCGCCGACTCCTCGCTCTCCCTCGGCGCCTGCCTCAACATGGGCATCGCCGCCGCCGAGGGCGAGCTGGTCGCCAAGATGGACGACGACAACCTCTACGGCGCGCACTACCTGTCCGACCTGGCCCGCGCCTTCGACTACTCCGACGCCGAACTCGTCGGCAAGGGCGCCCACTACGCCTACTTCGAGGGCACCAACACCACGATGCTCCGCATGCCGGGCCTGGAGCATCGCTACGCCTGGCTGGTGCAGGGCGGCACCTTCCTCGGCAAGACCGACATGTTCCGCCACTACGGCTTCGAGGACGTCACGCGGGGCGAGGACACCCGCATGGTCCGGCAGCTCAAGGAGGACCGGGTCAAGATCTACTCCGCCGACCGGTTCAACTTCGTCTACTGGCGCAGCGGCGACCCCGCGATGCACACCTGGCAGCCCGACGACCACAAGCTCACCCGCGGCGCGCAGTTCTCCTTCGTCGGCCACCCCGAAGACCACGTCATGATCTGA
- a CDS encoding Ig-like domain-containing protein, producing MTTGVTVNGRALARNGAVTLDTNTVTRPAVSPCGTATTTTTLTSPCASVNSGPIVFTATVTPSDATIPTGLVAFSTDDLMLGTAPLDADGHARLIVRALPIGVHRVFATFRGTARLDPSTALLIQRVGLGCACSTTSRTLKPGDRGQRREDRSALATGQKIGTQVKVDADRSGGDCGDRHA from the coding sequence GTGACCACCGGCGTGACCGTCAACGGCCGCGCCCTGGCCCGCAACGGCGCCGTCACCCTGGACACCAACACCGTCACCAGGCCCGCCGTCTCGCCATGTGGAACGGCCACGACGACGACCACGCTGACCTCCCCGTGTGCCTCGGTGAACAGCGGTCCGATCGTCTTCACCGCGACGGTGACCCCGTCTGACGCGACGATTCCCACCGGCTTGGTGGCCTTCTCCACCGACGATTTGATGCTGGGCACGGCCCCGCTCGACGCCGACGGCCACGCCAGACTGATCGTCAGAGCCCTCCCCATCGGTGTGCACCGCGTCTTCGCCACCTTCCGGGGCACGGCCCGGCTCGACCCCAGCACCGCACTGCTGATCCAGCGCGTCGGCCTGGGCTGCGCATGCTCGACGACATCCCGGACGCTGAAACCCGGTGACCGCGGACAGCGCCGCGAGGACCGGAGCGCTCTCGCGACCGGACAGAAGATCGGTACGCAGGTCAAGGTCGACGCGGACCGGAGCGGGGGCGACTGCGGCGACCGCCACGCCTAA
- a CDS encoding ice-binding family protein — MVGARRPYAAPPNIVRSWLAGVLTVVAAMGALVATPHAASAAAPVVLGTAADFAVLAGSTVTNTGSTVVTGNLGLSPGTAVTGFPPGTVNGTIHAADADAAQAQVDLTAAYDDAAARTPAATVPTELGGTTVTPGVYTSAAGTFGITGNLTLNAQGDPNTVFVFQAASTLVTASASTVTLTGGAQASNVFWQVGSSAARPRWEPTPASPGTSSR, encoded by the coding sequence ATGGTAGGCGCTCGTCGCCCTTACGCTGCGCCGCCGAATATCGTCCGTTCCTGGCTGGCGGGAGTTCTCACCGTCGTGGCCGCGATGGGGGCTCTCGTCGCGACGCCACATGCCGCGAGTGCGGCGGCACCGGTGGTGCTCGGCACGGCCGCGGACTTCGCGGTTCTGGCTGGGAGCACCGTCACCAACACCGGTTCCACCGTGGTCACCGGGAACCTCGGGCTGAGCCCGGGCACGGCGGTGACCGGCTTTCCGCCCGGCACCGTGAACGGAACCATCCATGCGGCCGACGCCGACGCCGCGCAGGCCCAGGTCGACCTGACCGCCGCCTACGACGATGCCGCCGCTCGGACTCCTGCCGCCACCGTGCCGACGGAACTCGGCGGGACCACCGTGACGCCAGGGGTCTACACCTCCGCCGCGGGCACCTTCGGGATCACCGGGAACCTGACCCTCAACGCGCAGGGAGACCCGAACACGGTCTTCGTCTTCCAGGCGGCCTCCACCCTCGTCACCGCGTCCGCCAGCACGGTGACCCTCACCGGGGGAGCCCAGGCGAGCAACGTCTTCTGGCAGGTCGGCAGCTCGGCAGCTCGGCCACGCTGGGAACCAACTCCAGCCTCACCGGGAACATCCTCGCGCTGA
- a CDS encoding PRC-barrel domain-containing protein yields the protein MIENMWDYNPQAHSDDQMLDLVGYDVETTDGKIGSVDEENNVVGDSYIVVDTGFWIFGKKVVLPAGTVHRVDPQERKIYVARTKEEIKNAPEFDEETYKEPGYRDSLGSYYGTL from the coding sequence ATGATCGAGAACATGTGGGACTACAACCCCCAGGCGCACAGCGACGACCAGATGCTGGACCTGGTCGGGTACGACGTCGAGACCACCGACGGCAAGATCGGTTCGGTGGACGAAGAGAACAACGTGGTGGGCGACAGCTATATCGTCGTCGACACGGGATTCTGGATTTTCGGCAAGAAAGTCGTGCTGCCCGCCGGCACGGTGCACCGGGTGGATCCCCAGGAGCGCAAAATCTATGTGGCCCGCACCAAGGAAGAGATCAAGAACGCTCCGGAGTTCGATGAGGAAACCTACAAGGAGCCCGGCTACCGCGACAGTCTCGGCAGTTACTACGGCACGCTGTAG